TTACAGCCAGGCGGCGCGCAGCGAGGTCAGCTACCACCTCTATGTGCCGGCGGCCTACGAGCAGCAACGACGCCAGCGCTTCCCGGTGCTGTACTGGCTGCACGGCACGGGCGCCGGCACGAGCGCCATCCCCTTCCTCACCGAGCAGATCGACCAGGCCATCCGGGCGGGCAAGCTGCCGCCGATGCTGGTGGTCTTCCCGAATGGCCAGGACATCAGCATGTGGAGCAACTCGAAGGACGGCAAGACGCCGATGGAAACCGTGGTGGTCAAGGAACTGGTGCCCCACCTCGACAGGACCTTTCGCACCCAGGCCCAGCGTGAAGGACGCCTGCTCGAAGGCATGAGCATGGGCGGCTACGGCGCGGCCCGGCTCGGGTTCGAGCATTCCCAGACCTTCGGGGCCATCTCGATGCTGGGGGCCGGTCCGCTCGACCTGGCCTTCCAGGGTCCCAAGGCGGAGGCCAACCCCGCCCTGCGGGAAGGCGTGCTGAGCGTCACCTTCGGCAACGACATGGCCTATTACCAGAAGCTCAGCCCCTGGCGCACGGCCGAACGGCAAGCGCGCCACCTGCGCGGACGGCTCAAGCTGCGGATGCTGATCGGGGAGCGGGACTTCACCCTGGCCGACAACGAGGCCTTCCGGCAGCATCTGAGCAAGCTGGGCCTGCGGCACGAATACCGCACCGTCCCGGGCGTGGGCCACAAGCTGGAAGGGCTGGTCACGGCGCTCGGCGATGAGTACTGGACCTTCTTCCGCAACGCGCTGAACGCCCGCTAGGCGCCCACGCGCTCCCTGAGCGGCCCGCGGCTGAATGGCCTCGGGCCGCTGTGGCTGGGGCCGCTCGCCCTTGCGGCGGCTTGGTTGGGAGGCAGCCGTGCCCGAGGGGCCACGGCACGGCACAAGCCCTGCCCATCGACGAGAGCCAGGTCGTGGGGTACAAGGGCACCATGACACCCGCCGAAATTCCCCCGCTGGAGGTGAAGGCCGCGCCTGCCGTTGCGCAGGTGAAGCTGGCCCATTACTTCAAACGCCACCAGCAGGCGCAACTGGCCGTCACCCGGCGCCAACGCAAGCAGACGCTGCTGGTTGCCGCGCTGACCGCCGCGCTCATTCCGCTGTGGCCGTTTCTGGGCTGGTGGTTTCAGGAGTCTTCCCTCACTCTGGTTTGCATCCCCACGCTCTTCGTCTCAGCCCTGGCCTTCGGGCTGGCGCCGAAGGTGGATCCCGCGGCGGCCCAAAAGCGTCCGACGACCCAACGTTTGCTGCAACAACTGCTGTCCGACTTCGCCGTCAGTGCCCCGCTCACGCTCGCAGTCGACGCCCGCGATGCGAGCGAGGCCTGCGAGCCCGAGCGCACCACCGAGAGCCCCTACAGCGGCCGCATCAAGAACTACTATCGCCACCCCTGGTTGGCGTTGAAGGGCCAGCTGGCGGACGGAAGCCTGCTGGGCTTGAGCCTGACCGAACGGCGCAAGGTCAAGGCCGGCATGACCTTGTGGATGAA
This genomic stretch from Candidatus Sericytochromatia bacterium harbors:
- a CDS encoding alpha/beta hydrolase-fold protein, with amino-acid sequence MRNLKQTAIALATLLNTTACGITPTATLMTLPTSAGDHSYTLQAAAAGQGKTSGANRWMTQPAQGVRTQFRTFYSQAARSEVSYHLYVPAAYEQQRRQRFPVLYWLHGTGAGTSAIPFLTEQIDQAIRAGKLPPMLVVFPNGQDISMWSNSKDGKTPMETVVVKELVPHLDRTFRTQAQREGRLLEGMSMGGYGAARLGFEHSQTFGAISMLGAGPLDLAFQGPKAEANPALREGVLSVTFGNDMAYYQKLSPWRTAERQARHLRGRLKLRMLIGERDFTLADNEAFRQHLSKLGLRHEYRTVPGVGHKLEGLVTALGDEYWTFFRNALNAR